AACAAAAATTGCAAAAATAGAGAAAAATAATATAAATAACCCTAACCATCCTATGAATTTGTGCTCTGTAAAAAGATTTGTAAGCATCGATTTTTCTTGATATCTTGATTCCATTTCATACTGGTAAGAATCAATAACTTGAAATATATTCATAATTTAAAAAGCTTTTGAATTAACGGCTAATAATTTCAACCATTCAATTTAATAAATGCTTCCGATAGAAAATCAGGCCTTTTTCTAATTATAGAAAAATTCAACTTATTTATTAAGACTAAATTGACTTCAGCAATCGTTAAGATTTCTTTTCTCTTGTTAAGAAATTTTGAAATTACATTAATCCTAGGGCTTTTTTCAATATTGAATTCGCTCTCTATTGTTATTTTTTCACCAAGAAATAAAGGGGTTTTATATTTTATTGAAGTATTGATTAAAGGTAAATCTAAGCCTTTTTTAGTTAGTTCAAAATAACTTATACCTACTTCTAAAAGTGCATTTATTCGGCTTTCTTCAAGCCAATTAAAATATGTACCGTGCCACATTACACCTGCATGGTCAGCATGTTGAGGTAAAACAATTTTTTCTATTTTCCAAATTGGTTTCGAGTTCATTTTTTATTTAAAAAATATTTTTATTCAATGTAAATAAATTATTTTGATATTTTAGGTTAATATTATTTATTAATAAAAGAATCTCCCAAACTATATTTATAAATTTATGTTTAATCGTAATAATAGAAGTAGAAAAATGAAGAAGATTTTTCAATGGGAAGAATATTTAAATTGGAAAAATATGTCAAAAGAACAGAAATTAAATTTCAAGAGGGCGTGCTTATTCCCTTTTCTCGTCTATTTAGTTTATGTTTTTCTCAATCAGTACT
The Prochlorococcus marinus str. GP2 genome window above contains:
- a CDS encoding acyl-CoA thioesterase, producing MNSKPIWKIEKIVLPQHADHAGVMWHGTYFNWLEESRINALLEVGISYFELTKKGLDLPLINTSIKYKTPLFLGEKITIESEFNIEKSPRINVISKFLNKRKEILTIAEVNLVLINKLNFSIIRKRPDFLSEAFIKLNG